In Candidatus Cloacimonadota bacterium, a genomic segment contains:
- a CDS encoding indolepyruvate oxidoreductase subunit beta, with translation MKKDIILAGVGGQGILTIAAILGRAALNRGWHLKQAEVHGMSQRGGDVQSHLRLSDTEIHSDLITMGQADMILSVEPMEALRYLPYLAPDGWLIANKTPFKNITNYPDVEGIYAEIRKQPNHVLIDADTIAKDVKAPRGMNIVMLGAAATHLGFSAVELGKAIHQSFIRKGEAIVEANLRALDAGFKAQ, from the coding sequence ATGAAAAAAGACATCATCCTCGCGGGAGTTGGAGGCCAGGGAATCCTGACCATCGCTGCCATTTTGGGCAGAGCCGCCCTGAACCGTGGCTGGCATCTGAAACAGGCCGAAGTTCACGGCATGAGCCAGCGCGGTGGAGACGTGCAATCCCATCTCCGCCTTTCCGACACCGAAATCCACAGCGACCTCATCACCATGGGCCAGGCTGACATGATTCTCAGCGTGGAACCCATGGAAGCCTTGCGCTATCTGCCTTATCTGGCGCCAGATGGCTGGCTTATAGCGAACAAAACTCCCTTCAAAAACATCACCAACTACCCCGATGTCGAAGGCATTTATGCCGAAATCCGCAAACAGCCAAACCACGTGTTAATCGACGCGGACACCATCGCCAAGGACGTGAAAGCGCCTCGCGGCATGAACATCGTGATGCTGGGCGCTGCCGCCACCCATCTGGGTTTCAGCGCCGTAGAGCTGGGCAAGGCCATCCACCAAAGCTTCATCCGCAAAGGTGAAGCAATTGTTGAGGCAAACCTGCGCGCTCTGGACGCCGGCTTCAAGGCACAGTAA
- a CDS encoding FprA family A-type flavoprotein: MNFRKIKDNVFAVGVQDWGRRLFDSLIPLPDGTSYNSYLIKGSEKTAIIDTVDPAFVEKYFETLEGLESLDYIITLHSEQDHSGSIPMLLERFPKAQVVCSPKAKDLIVEHLLLDPENIRVMEDGEKLSLGGKTLRFIHTPWVHWPETMVAYLEEDRILFSCDFLGSHWTTSELFVEDNPAVLESAKRYYAEIMMPFRSFILKNLEKVKALDIDLVAPSHGPIWKKPEVIISAYEDWSSDRVENKVVIPYISMHGSTAKMVDYFTDELIRLGVKVELFDLAVTDIGKLAMSLIDAATIVIGSPTVHVGPHPFVANAAILANVLKPKARFAAIIGSYGWGTRVVDSTLGLLPNLKAEVLGAVICKGEAKEATKKELTELAELIAKKHQEIA, from the coding sequence ATGAACTTCAGAAAAATCAAAGATAATGTATTCGCGGTTGGCGTTCAGGATTGGGGACGCAGGCTTTTTGACAGCCTGATTCCGCTTCCGGACGGAACCAGTTACAATTCATATCTGATAAAAGGCTCGGAAAAAACGGCGATTATCGACACGGTGGATCCCGCTTTTGTGGAGAAATATTTTGAGACCCTCGAAGGCCTTGAAAGCCTGGATTACATCATCACCCTGCACAGTGAACAAGACCATTCAGGCAGCATTCCCATGCTTTTGGAGCGCTTTCCAAAGGCGCAGGTTGTTTGCTCGCCCAAAGCCAAAGACCTGATTGTGGAGCATTTGCTTTTGGACCCCGAAAATATCCGCGTGATGGAAGACGGGGAAAAGCTGTCCCTGGGAGGCAAAACCCTGCGTTTTATTCACACACCCTGGGTGCATTGGCCGGAAACGATGGTGGCATATCTGGAAGAAGACCGCATTCTTTTCAGTTGCGACTTTTTGGGTTCACACTGGACCACCAGCGAGCTTTTCGTGGAAGACAATCCCGCGGTTTTGGAATCGGCAAAACGTTATTATGCCGAGATTATGATGCCCTTCAGAAGCTTCATCCTGAAAAACCTGGAAAAGGTGAAGGCGCTGGATATCGATTTGGTGGCGCCCAGCCATGGTCCCATCTGGAAAAAGCCGGAGGTGATTATCTCCGCGTATGAGGATTGGAGCAGCGATCGCGTTGAAAACAAAGTTGTGATTCCCTACATTTCCATGCACGGCAGCACCGCCAAAATGGTGGATTATTTCACCGATGAACTCATCCGTCTGGGCGTGAAAGTGGAGCTTTTTGACCTCGCCGTGACCGACATTGGAAAACTGGCGATGAGCCTGATTGATGCCGCCACAATCGTGATTGGCAGTCCCACCGTGCACGTTGGACCTCATCCGTTTGTGGCAAACGCCGCCATCTTGGCAAACGTGTTGAAACCCAAGGCTCGTTTCGCCGCTATCATCGGCTCCTACGGCTGGGGAACCAGAGTTGTGGACAGCACTTTGGGCTTGTTACCGAACCTGAAAGCCGAGGTTTTGGGCGCGGTGATTTGCAAAGGCGAGGCAAAGGAAGCCACGAAAAAGGAATTGACCGAATTGGCGGAATTGATTGCCAAAAAACATCAGGAAATTGCCTGA